In Canis lupus familiaris isolate Mischka breed German Shepherd chromosome 5, alternate assembly UU_Cfam_GSD_1.0, whole genome shotgun sequence, a genomic segment contains:
- the TP73 gene encoding tumor protein p73 isoform X20, which translates to MSQSTANDEGATFEHLWSSLEPDSTYFDLPQPNQGNSEVVGGAEAGMDVFHLQGMTTPVMSQFNLLSSTMDQMSSRAASASPYTPEHAASVPTHSPYAQPSSTFDTMSPAPAIPSNTDYPGPHHFDVTFQQSSTAKSATWTALLGSRLTLQGARMPSRIQQLMQEGRSHCSPAEAGQQEPAPELCAFTCKAPYSPLLKKLYCQIAKTCPIQIKVSTPPPPGTVIRAMPVYKKAEHVTEVVKRCPNHELGRDFNEGQSAPASHLIRVEGNNLSQYVDDPVTGRQSVMVPYEPPQVGTEFTTILYNFMCNSSCVGGMNRRPILIIITLETRDGQVLGRRSFEGRICACPGRDRKADEDHYREQQALSESAAKNGAASKRAFKQSPPAVPALGANVKKRRHGDEDVYYMHVRGRENFEVLMKVKESLELMELVPQQLVDTYRQQQQQQLLQRPSCCCLSRSHLQPASYGPVLSPMNKAHGGVNKLPSVNQLVGQPPPHGSAAGPNLGPMGPGILNNHGHALPASSEMNGSHSAQSMVSGSHCTPPPPYHADPSLVSFLTGLGCPNCIEYFTSQGLQNIYHLQNLTIEDLGALKIPDQYRMTIWRGLQDLKQSHDYGAQQLIRSSSNASTISIGSSGELQRQRVMEAVHFRVRHTITIPNRGGPGGGSGPDEWADFGFDLPDCKSRKQSIKEEFTESEIN; encoded by the exons TCCCAGTTCAATCTGCTGAGCAGCACCATGGACCAGATGAGCAGCCGCGCGGCCTCGGCCAGCCCCTACACCCCGGAGCACGCCGCCAGCGTGCCCACCCACTCACCCTACGCGCAGCCCAGCTCCACCTTTGACACCATGTCGCCTGCGCCGGCCATCCCCTCCAACACCGACTACCCTGGTCCCCACCACTTCGACGTCACCTTCCAGCAGTCCAGCACGGCCAAGTCAGCCACCTGGACG GCCCTCCTGGGGTCCCGGCTGACCCTGCAGGGGGCGAGGATGCCCTCTAGAATCCAGCAGCTGATGCAGGAGGGCCGGTCCCACTGCTCACCCGCTGAGGCCGGCCAGCAGGAGCCAGCACCAGAGCTGTGTGCTTTCACATGCAAGGCTCCA tACTCCCCACTGTTGAAGAAGCTCTACTGCCAAATCGCCAAGACATGCCCCATCCAGATCAAGGTGTccaccccgccgcccccgggcaCCGTCATCCGGGCCATGCCCGTCTACAAGAAGGCGGAGCACGTGACTGAGGTTGTGAAGCGCTGCCCCAACCATGAGCTTGGGCGGGACTTCAACGAAG GACAGTCTGCTCCGGCCAGCCACCTCATCCGGGTGGAGGGCAACAATCTCTCGCAGTATGTGGACGACCCTGTCACGGGCAGGCAGAGTGTCATGGTTCCCTACGAACCTCCGCAG GTGGGGACAGAATTCACCACCATCCTGTACAACTTCATGTGCAACAGCAGTTGTGTGGGGGGCATGAACCGGCGGCccatcctcatcatcatcacACTGGAGACCCGGGA CGGACAGGTGCTGGGCCGCCGGTCCTTTGAGGGCCGCATCTGTGCCTGTCCTGGCCGAGACCGCAAAGCCGACGAAGACCACTACCGTGAGCAGCAGGCCCTGAGCGAGAGCGCAGCCAAGAACGGGGCCGCCAGCAAGCGCG CCTTCAAACAGAGCCCCCCTGCCGTCCCTGCCCTGGGTGCCAACGTGAAGAAAAGAAGGCACGGGGACGAGGACGTGTACTACATGCAC GTGCGGGGCCGAGAGAACTTTGAGGTCCTGATGAAGGTCAAAGAGAGCCTGGAGCTGATGGAGCTGGTGCCACAGCAGCTGGTGGACACGTaccggcagcagcagcagcagcagctcctgcaGAGGCC GAGCTGTTGCTGTCTGAGCAGGAGCCACCTGCAGCCCGCTTCCTATGGGCCCGTCCTCTCGCCCATGAACAAAGCGCACGGGGGCGTCAACAAGCTGCCCTCTGTCAACCAGCTGGTGGGCCAGCCCCCCCCACACGGCTCAGCAGCCGGGCCCAACCTGGGGCCCATGG GCCCCGGAATTCTCAACAACCACGGCCACGCCCTTCCAGCCAGCAGCGAGATGAATGGCAGCCACAGCGCCCAGTCCATGGTCTCGGGGTCCCACTGCACCCCACCACCCCCCTACCACGCCGACCCCAGCCTGGTCAG TTTCCTGACCGGACTGGGATGTCCAAACTGCATCGAGTACTTCACCTCCCAGGGCCTGCAGAACATTTACCACCTGCAGAACCTGACCATAGAG GACCTCGGAGCCCTGAAGATCCCGGACCAGTACCGGATGACCATCTGGAGGGGCCTGCAGGACCTGAAGCAGAGCCACGACTACGGCGCCCAGCAGCTGATCCGCTCCAGCAGCAACGCCTCCACCATCTCCATCGGCAGCTCCGGGGAGCTCCAGCGGCAGCGGGTCATGGAGGCTGTGCACTTCCGCGTGCGCCACACCATCACCATCCCCAACCGCGGGGGCCCAGGCGGGGGCTCGGGACCTGATGAGTGGGCCGACTTTGGCTTTGACCTCCCGGACTGCAAGTCCCGAAAACAGTCCATCAAAGAGGAGTTCACGGAGAGCGAGATTAACTGA
- the TP73 gene encoding tumor protein p73 isoform X21: protein MSQSTANDEGATFEHLWSSLEPDSTYFDLPQPNQGNSEVVGGAEAGMDVFHLQGMTTPVMSQFNLLSSTMDQMSSRAASASPYTPEHAASVPTHSPYAQPSSTFDTMSPAPAIPSNTDYPGPHHFDVTFQQSSTAKSATWTALLGSRLTLQGARMPSRIQQLMQEGRSHCSPAEAGQQEPAPELCAFTCKAPYSPLLKKLYCQIAKTCPIQIKVSTPPPPGTVIRAMPVYKKAEHVTEVVKRCPNHELGRDFNEGQSAPASHLIRVEGNNLSQYVDDPVTGRQSVMVPYEPPQVGTEFTTILYNFMCNSSCVGGMNRRPILIIITLETRDGQVLGRRSFEGRICACPGRDRKADEDHYREQQALSESAAKNGAASKRAFKQSPPAVPALGANVKKRRHGDEDVYYMHVRGRENFEVLMKVKESLELMELVPQQLVDTYRQQQQQQLLQRPSHLQPASYGPVLSPMNKAHGGVNKLPSVNQLVGQPPPHGSAAGPNLGPMGPGILNNHGHALPASSEMNGSHSAQSMVSGSHCTPPPPYHADPSLVSFLTGLGCPNCIEYFTSQGLQNIYHLQNLTIEDLGALKIPDQYRMTIWRGLQDLKQSHDYGAQQLIRSSSNASTISIGSSGELQRQRVMEAVHFRVRHTITIPNRGGPGGGSGPDEWADFGFDLPDCKSRKQSIKEEFTESEIN from the exons TCCCAGTTCAATCTGCTGAGCAGCACCATGGACCAGATGAGCAGCCGCGCGGCCTCGGCCAGCCCCTACACCCCGGAGCACGCCGCCAGCGTGCCCACCCACTCACCCTACGCGCAGCCCAGCTCCACCTTTGACACCATGTCGCCTGCGCCGGCCATCCCCTCCAACACCGACTACCCTGGTCCCCACCACTTCGACGTCACCTTCCAGCAGTCCAGCACGGCCAAGTCAGCCACCTGGACG GCCCTCCTGGGGTCCCGGCTGACCCTGCAGGGGGCGAGGATGCCCTCTAGAATCCAGCAGCTGATGCAGGAGGGCCGGTCCCACTGCTCACCCGCTGAGGCCGGCCAGCAGGAGCCAGCACCAGAGCTGTGTGCTTTCACATGCAAGGCTCCA tACTCCCCACTGTTGAAGAAGCTCTACTGCCAAATCGCCAAGACATGCCCCATCCAGATCAAGGTGTccaccccgccgcccccgggcaCCGTCATCCGGGCCATGCCCGTCTACAAGAAGGCGGAGCACGTGACTGAGGTTGTGAAGCGCTGCCCCAACCATGAGCTTGGGCGGGACTTCAACGAAG GACAGTCTGCTCCGGCCAGCCACCTCATCCGGGTGGAGGGCAACAATCTCTCGCAGTATGTGGACGACCCTGTCACGGGCAGGCAGAGTGTCATGGTTCCCTACGAACCTCCGCAG GTGGGGACAGAATTCACCACCATCCTGTACAACTTCATGTGCAACAGCAGTTGTGTGGGGGGCATGAACCGGCGGCccatcctcatcatcatcacACTGGAGACCCGGGA CGGACAGGTGCTGGGCCGCCGGTCCTTTGAGGGCCGCATCTGTGCCTGTCCTGGCCGAGACCGCAAAGCCGACGAAGACCACTACCGTGAGCAGCAGGCCCTGAGCGAGAGCGCAGCCAAGAACGGGGCCGCCAGCAAGCGCG CCTTCAAACAGAGCCCCCCTGCCGTCCCTGCCCTGGGTGCCAACGTGAAGAAAAGAAGGCACGGGGACGAGGACGTGTACTACATGCAC GTGCGGGGCCGAGAGAACTTTGAGGTCCTGATGAAGGTCAAAGAGAGCCTGGAGCTGATGGAGCTGGTGCCACAGCAGCTGGTGGACACGTaccggcagcagcagcagcagcagctcctgcaGAGGCC GAGCCACCTGCAGCCCGCTTCCTATGGGCCCGTCCTCTCGCCCATGAACAAAGCGCACGGGGGCGTCAACAAGCTGCCCTCTGTCAACCAGCTGGTGGGCCAGCCCCCCCCACACGGCTCAGCAGCCGGGCCCAACCTGGGGCCCATGG GCCCCGGAATTCTCAACAACCACGGCCACGCCCTTCCAGCCAGCAGCGAGATGAATGGCAGCCACAGCGCCCAGTCCATGGTCTCGGGGTCCCACTGCACCCCACCACCCCCCTACCACGCCGACCCCAGCCTGGTCAG TTTCCTGACCGGACTGGGATGTCCAAACTGCATCGAGTACTTCACCTCCCAGGGCCTGCAGAACATTTACCACCTGCAGAACCTGACCATAGAG GACCTCGGAGCCCTGAAGATCCCGGACCAGTACCGGATGACCATCTGGAGGGGCCTGCAGGACCTGAAGCAGAGCCACGACTACGGCGCCCAGCAGCTGATCCGCTCCAGCAGCAACGCCTCCACCATCTCCATCGGCAGCTCCGGGGAGCTCCAGCGGCAGCGGGTCATGGAGGCTGTGCACTTCCGCGTGCGCCACACCATCACCATCCCCAACCGCGGGGGCCCAGGCGGGGGCTCGGGACCTGATGAGTGGGCCGACTTTGGCTTTGACCTCCCGGACTGCAAGTCCCGAAAACAGTCCATCAAAGAGGAGTTCACGGAGAGCGAGATTAACTGA
- the TP73 gene encoding tumor protein p73 isoform X19 has translation MSQSTANDEGATFEHLWSSLEPDSTYFDLPQPNQGNSEVVGGAEAGMDVFHLQGMTTPVMSQFNLLSSTMDQMSSRAASASPYTPEHAASVPTHSPYAQPSSTFDTMSPAPAIPSNTDYPGPHHFDVTFQQSSTAKSATWTALLGSRLTLQGARMPSRIQQLMQEGRSHCSPAEAGQQEPAPELCAFTCKAPYSPLLKKLYCQIAKTCPIQIKVSTPPPPGTVIRAMPVYKKAEHVTEVVKRCPNHELGRDFNEGQSAPASHLIRVEGNNLSQYVDDPVTGRQSVMVPYEPPQVGTEFTTILYNFMCNSSCVGGMNRRPILIIITLETRDGQVLGRRSFEGRICACPGRDRKADEDHYREQQALSESAAKNGAASKRAFKQSPPAVPALGANVKKRRHGDEDVYYMHVRGRENFEVLMKVKESLELMELVPQQLVDTYRQQQQQQLLQRPTGHHVEMTRSCCCLSRSHLQPASYGPVLSPMNKAHGGVNKLPSVNQLVGQPPPHGSAAGPNLGPMGPGILNNHGHALPASSEMNGSHSAQSMVSGSHCTPPPPYHADPSLVSFLTGLGCPNCIEYFTSQGLQNIYHLQNLTIEDLGALKIPDQYRMTIWRGLQDLKQSHDYGAQQLIRSSSNASTISIGSSGELQRQRVMEAVHFRVRHTITIPNRGGPGGGSGPDEWADFGFDLPDCKSRKQSIKEEFTESEIN, from the exons TCCCAGTTCAATCTGCTGAGCAGCACCATGGACCAGATGAGCAGCCGCGCGGCCTCGGCCAGCCCCTACACCCCGGAGCACGCCGCCAGCGTGCCCACCCACTCACCCTACGCGCAGCCCAGCTCCACCTTTGACACCATGTCGCCTGCGCCGGCCATCCCCTCCAACACCGACTACCCTGGTCCCCACCACTTCGACGTCACCTTCCAGCAGTCCAGCACGGCCAAGTCAGCCACCTGGACG GCCCTCCTGGGGTCCCGGCTGACCCTGCAGGGGGCGAGGATGCCCTCTAGAATCCAGCAGCTGATGCAGGAGGGCCGGTCCCACTGCTCACCCGCTGAGGCCGGCCAGCAGGAGCCAGCACCAGAGCTGTGTGCTTTCACATGCAAGGCTCCA tACTCCCCACTGTTGAAGAAGCTCTACTGCCAAATCGCCAAGACATGCCCCATCCAGATCAAGGTGTccaccccgccgcccccgggcaCCGTCATCCGGGCCATGCCCGTCTACAAGAAGGCGGAGCACGTGACTGAGGTTGTGAAGCGCTGCCCCAACCATGAGCTTGGGCGGGACTTCAACGAAG GACAGTCTGCTCCGGCCAGCCACCTCATCCGGGTGGAGGGCAACAATCTCTCGCAGTATGTGGACGACCCTGTCACGGGCAGGCAGAGTGTCATGGTTCCCTACGAACCTCCGCAG GTGGGGACAGAATTCACCACCATCCTGTACAACTTCATGTGCAACAGCAGTTGTGTGGGGGGCATGAACCGGCGGCccatcctcatcatcatcacACTGGAGACCCGGGA CGGACAGGTGCTGGGCCGCCGGTCCTTTGAGGGCCGCATCTGTGCCTGTCCTGGCCGAGACCGCAAAGCCGACGAAGACCACTACCGTGAGCAGCAGGCCCTGAGCGAGAGCGCAGCCAAGAACGGGGCCGCCAGCAAGCGCG CCTTCAAACAGAGCCCCCCTGCCGTCCCTGCCCTGGGTGCCAACGTGAAGAAAAGAAGGCACGGGGACGAGGACGTGTACTACATGCAC GTGCGGGGCCGAGAGAACTTTGAGGTCCTGATGAAGGTCAAAGAGAGCCTGGAGCTGATGGAGCTGGTGCCACAGCAGCTGGTGGACACGTaccggcagcagcagcagcagcagctcctgcaGAGGCC CACGGGGCATCATGTGGAAATGACCAGGAGCTGTTGCTGTCTGAGCAGGAGCCACCTGCAGCCCGCTTCCTATGGGCCCGTCCTCTCGCCCATGAACAAAGCGCACGGGGGCGTCAACAAGCTGCCCTCTGTCAACCAGCTGGTGGGCCAGCCCCCCCCACACGGCTCAGCAGCCGGGCCCAACCTGGGGCCCATGG GCCCCGGAATTCTCAACAACCACGGCCACGCCCTTCCAGCCAGCAGCGAGATGAATGGCAGCCACAGCGCCCAGTCCATGGTCTCGGGGTCCCACTGCACCCCACCACCCCCCTACCACGCCGACCCCAGCCTGGTCAG TTTCCTGACCGGACTGGGATGTCCAAACTGCATCGAGTACTTCACCTCCCAGGGCCTGCAGAACATTTACCACCTGCAGAACCTGACCATAGAG GACCTCGGAGCCCTGAAGATCCCGGACCAGTACCGGATGACCATCTGGAGGGGCCTGCAGGACCTGAAGCAGAGCCACGACTACGGCGCCCAGCAGCTGATCCGCTCCAGCAGCAACGCCTCCACCATCTCCATCGGCAGCTCCGGGGAGCTCCAGCGGCAGCGGGTCATGGAGGCTGTGCACTTCCGCGTGCGCCACACCATCACCATCCCCAACCGCGGGGGCCCAGGCGGGGGCTCGGGACCTGATGAGTGGGCCGACTTTGGCTTTGACCTCCCGGACTGCAAGTCCCGAAAACAGTCCATCAAAGAGGAGTTCACGGAGAGCGAGATTAACTGA
- the TP73 gene encoding tumor protein p73 isoform X23: protein MSQSTANDEGATFEHLWSSLEPDSTYFDLPQPNQGNSEVVGGAEAGMDVFHLQGMTTPVMSQFNLLSSTMDQMSSRAASASPYTPEHAASVPTHSPYAQPSSTFDTMSPAPAIPSNTDYPGPHHFDVTFQQSSTAKSATWTYSPLLKKLYCQIAKTCPIQIKVSTPPPPGTVIRAMPVYKKAEHVTEVVKRCPNHELGRDFNEGQSAPASHLIRVEGNNLSQYVDDPVTGRQSVMVPYEPPQVGTEFTTILYNFMCNSSCVGGMNRRPILIIITLETRDGQVLGRRSFEGRICACPGRDRKADEDHYREQQALSESAAKNGAASKRAFKQSPPAVPALGANVKKRRHGDEDVYYMHVRGRENFEVLMKVKESLELMELVPQQLVDTYRQQQQQQLLQRPTGHHVEMTRSCCCLSRSHLQPASYGPVLSPMNKAHGGVNKLPSVNQLVGQPPPHGSAAGPNLGPMGPGILNNHGHALPASSEMNGSHSAQSMVSGSHCTPPPPYHADPSLVSFLTGLGCPNCIEYFTSQGLQNIYHLQNLTIEDLGALKIPDQYRMTIWRGLQDLKQSHDYGAQQLIRSSSNASTISIGSSGELQRQRVMEAVHFRVRHTITIPNRGGPGGGSGPDEWADFGFDLPDCKSRKQSIKEEFTESEIN from the exons TCCCAGTTCAATCTGCTGAGCAGCACCATGGACCAGATGAGCAGCCGCGCGGCCTCGGCCAGCCCCTACACCCCGGAGCACGCCGCCAGCGTGCCCACCCACTCACCCTACGCGCAGCCCAGCTCCACCTTTGACACCATGTCGCCTGCGCCGGCCATCCCCTCCAACACCGACTACCCTGGTCCCCACCACTTCGACGTCACCTTCCAGCAGTCCAGCACGGCCAAGTCAGCCACCTGGACG tACTCCCCACTGTTGAAGAAGCTCTACTGCCAAATCGCCAAGACATGCCCCATCCAGATCAAGGTGTccaccccgccgcccccgggcaCCGTCATCCGGGCCATGCCCGTCTACAAGAAGGCGGAGCACGTGACTGAGGTTGTGAAGCGCTGCCCCAACCATGAGCTTGGGCGGGACTTCAACGAAG GACAGTCTGCTCCGGCCAGCCACCTCATCCGGGTGGAGGGCAACAATCTCTCGCAGTATGTGGACGACCCTGTCACGGGCAGGCAGAGTGTCATGGTTCCCTACGAACCTCCGCAG GTGGGGACAGAATTCACCACCATCCTGTACAACTTCATGTGCAACAGCAGTTGTGTGGGGGGCATGAACCGGCGGCccatcctcatcatcatcacACTGGAGACCCGGGA CGGACAGGTGCTGGGCCGCCGGTCCTTTGAGGGCCGCATCTGTGCCTGTCCTGGCCGAGACCGCAAAGCCGACGAAGACCACTACCGTGAGCAGCAGGCCCTGAGCGAGAGCGCAGCCAAGAACGGGGCCGCCAGCAAGCGCG CCTTCAAACAGAGCCCCCCTGCCGTCCCTGCCCTGGGTGCCAACGTGAAGAAAAGAAGGCACGGGGACGAGGACGTGTACTACATGCAC GTGCGGGGCCGAGAGAACTTTGAGGTCCTGATGAAGGTCAAAGAGAGCCTGGAGCTGATGGAGCTGGTGCCACAGCAGCTGGTGGACACGTaccggcagcagcagcagcagcagctcctgcaGAGGCC CACGGGGCATCATGTGGAAATGACCAGGAGCTGTTGCTGTCTGAGCAGGAGCCACCTGCAGCCCGCTTCCTATGGGCCCGTCCTCTCGCCCATGAACAAAGCGCACGGGGGCGTCAACAAGCTGCCCTCTGTCAACCAGCTGGTGGGCCAGCCCCCCCCACACGGCTCAGCAGCCGGGCCCAACCTGGGGCCCATGG GCCCCGGAATTCTCAACAACCACGGCCACGCCCTTCCAGCCAGCAGCGAGATGAATGGCAGCCACAGCGCCCAGTCCATGGTCTCGGGGTCCCACTGCACCCCACCACCCCCCTACCACGCCGACCCCAGCCTGGTCAG TTTCCTGACCGGACTGGGATGTCCAAACTGCATCGAGTACTTCACCTCCCAGGGCCTGCAGAACATTTACCACCTGCAGAACCTGACCATAGAG GACCTCGGAGCCCTGAAGATCCCGGACCAGTACCGGATGACCATCTGGAGGGGCCTGCAGGACCTGAAGCAGAGCCACGACTACGGCGCCCAGCAGCTGATCCGCTCCAGCAGCAACGCCTCCACCATCTCCATCGGCAGCTCCGGGGAGCTCCAGCGGCAGCGGGTCATGGAGGCTGTGCACTTCCGCGTGCGCCACACCATCACCATCCCCAACCGCGGGGGCCCAGGCGGGGGCTCGGGACCTGATGAGTGGGCCGACTTTGGCTTTGACCTCCCGGACTGCAAGTCCCGAAAACAGTCCATCAAAGAGGAGTTCACGGAGAGCGAGATTAACTGA
- the TP73 gene encoding tumor protein p73 isoform X24, producing MSQSTANDEGATFEHLWSSLEPDSTYFDLPQPNQGNSEVVGGAEAGMDVFHLQGMTTPVMSQFNLLSSTMDQMSSRAASASPYTPEHAASVPTHSPYAQPSSTFDTMSPAPAIPSNTDYPGPHHFDVTFQQSSTAKSATWTYSPLLKKLYCQIAKTCPIQIKVSTPPPPGTVIRAMPVYKKAEHVTEVVKRCPNHELGRDFNEGQSAPASHLIRVEGNNLSQYVDDPVTGRQSVMVPYEPPQVGTEFTTILYNFMCNSSCVGGMNRRPILIIITLETRDGQVLGRRSFEGRICACPGRDRKADEDHYREQQALSESAAKNGAASKRAFKQSPPAVPALGANVKKRRHGDEDVYYMHVRGRENFEVLMKVKESLELMELVPQQLVDTYRQQQQQQLLQRPSHLQPASYGPVLSPMNKAHGGVNKLPSVNQLVGQPPPHGSAAGPNLGPMGPGILNNHGHALPASSEMNGSHSAQSMVSGSHCTPPPPYHADPSLVSFLTGLGCPNCIEYFTSQGLQNIYHLQNLTIEDLGALKIPDQYRMTIWRGLQDLKQSHDYGAQQLIRSSSNASTISIGSSGELQRQRVMEAVHFRVRHTITIPNRGGPGGGSGPDEWADFGFDLPDCKSRKQSIKEEFTESEIN from the exons TCCCAGTTCAATCTGCTGAGCAGCACCATGGACCAGATGAGCAGCCGCGCGGCCTCGGCCAGCCCCTACACCCCGGAGCACGCCGCCAGCGTGCCCACCCACTCACCCTACGCGCAGCCCAGCTCCACCTTTGACACCATGTCGCCTGCGCCGGCCATCCCCTCCAACACCGACTACCCTGGTCCCCACCACTTCGACGTCACCTTCCAGCAGTCCAGCACGGCCAAGTCAGCCACCTGGACG tACTCCCCACTGTTGAAGAAGCTCTACTGCCAAATCGCCAAGACATGCCCCATCCAGATCAAGGTGTccaccccgccgcccccgggcaCCGTCATCCGGGCCATGCCCGTCTACAAGAAGGCGGAGCACGTGACTGAGGTTGTGAAGCGCTGCCCCAACCATGAGCTTGGGCGGGACTTCAACGAAG GACAGTCTGCTCCGGCCAGCCACCTCATCCGGGTGGAGGGCAACAATCTCTCGCAGTATGTGGACGACCCTGTCACGGGCAGGCAGAGTGTCATGGTTCCCTACGAACCTCCGCAG GTGGGGACAGAATTCACCACCATCCTGTACAACTTCATGTGCAACAGCAGTTGTGTGGGGGGCATGAACCGGCGGCccatcctcatcatcatcacACTGGAGACCCGGGA CGGACAGGTGCTGGGCCGCCGGTCCTTTGAGGGCCGCATCTGTGCCTGTCCTGGCCGAGACCGCAAAGCCGACGAAGACCACTACCGTGAGCAGCAGGCCCTGAGCGAGAGCGCAGCCAAGAACGGGGCCGCCAGCAAGCGCG CCTTCAAACAGAGCCCCCCTGCCGTCCCTGCCCTGGGTGCCAACGTGAAGAAAAGAAGGCACGGGGACGAGGACGTGTACTACATGCAC GTGCGGGGCCGAGAGAACTTTGAGGTCCTGATGAAGGTCAAAGAGAGCCTGGAGCTGATGGAGCTGGTGCCACAGCAGCTGGTGGACACGTaccggcagcagcagcagcagcagctcctgcaGAGGCC GAGCCACCTGCAGCCCGCTTCCTATGGGCCCGTCCTCTCGCCCATGAACAAAGCGCACGGGGGCGTCAACAAGCTGCCCTCTGTCAACCAGCTGGTGGGCCAGCCCCCCCCACACGGCTCAGCAGCCGGGCCCAACCTGGGGCCCATGG GCCCCGGAATTCTCAACAACCACGGCCACGCCCTTCCAGCCAGCAGCGAGATGAATGGCAGCCACAGCGCCCAGTCCATGGTCTCGGGGTCCCACTGCACCCCACCACCCCCCTACCACGCCGACCCCAGCCTGGTCAG TTTCCTGACCGGACTGGGATGTCCAAACTGCATCGAGTACTTCACCTCCCAGGGCCTGCAGAACATTTACCACCTGCAGAACCTGACCATAGAG GACCTCGGAGCCCTGAAGATCCCGGACCAGTACCGGATGACCATCTGGAGGGGCCTGCAGGACCTGAAGCAGAGCCACGACTACGGCGCCCAGCAGCTGATCCGCTCCAGCAGCAACGCCTCCACCATCTCCATCGGCAGCTCCGGGGAGCTCCAGCGGCAGCGGGTCATGGAGGCTGTGCACTTCCGCGTGCGCCACACCATCACCATCCCCAACCGCGGGGGCCCAGGCGGGGGCTCGGGACCTGATGAGTGGGCCGACTTTGGCTTTGACCTCCCGGACTGCAAGTCCCGAAAACAGTCCATCAAAGAGGAGTTCACGGAGAGCGAGATTAACTGA